The following is a genomic window from Chryseobacterium sp. StRB126.
GGTATTAAGAAATAAATTAACAAAAGCTTCAACATTTGTTGAGGCTTTTCTGTTTTTTCAGGGGCAACTTTGTTATGTCAAAAGATTGCAAGTACAGCATTATTTAAATAAAAGAATGTAAATTTATTTAAGATGTGCTTAAAGTCTGCCTATTATTAATTAAATATTTTTAAAGCATGAAAAAGTTAATCAACATCGTTGTTGTTCTGACTGCCTTTGCACAGTTTTCAGCACAAAAGATCATTCATCAGGAAATCTTCAGTCCTAAGATGAATAAAAAGATCAAAACCATTATCATCACTCCCAATGTACAACCCAATACCACCTATCCATCCGTATATATTCTTCATGGTTTCAGCGGTAACCCGGACAGAACTATAAAGGAGGATATTCCTGATCTGGTTCAGAAAGCTCAGCAATACAAAACCATTTATGTTTTGCCTGATGGAAATTACAGTTCATGGTACATAGATAGTCCGATTGCTAAAGATTCCCAATACCAAACCTTTATCGGAAAAGAACTTGTTGATTTCATTGATAAAAACTATCCGGTAAAAGCCGAAAAAAAGTTCCGTGGAATTCTGGGATGGAGTATGGGTGGTTATGGAGCTACAAATATTGGTATTACCTATAACAAAACATTCGAGATTGTAGGCAGTTCATGTGGAGCTTTAGACCTTAGCTCATTTGGAGAGGGGTACAACACGTATATGGTAAATAAAGTATTAGGCCCTTTTGAATCTTTAAACTCTAATTTCCTTACAGACAGCAATATAAAATTAATGGCTGCCGCCGGACAGCACTATATTTTCGATTGTGGAACAGAAGATGTTCAGATGATCGGACAAAACAGAAAGTTCCATACAAAACTTACTGAACAGAAGATACAGCATCTTTATATAGAGTCCTTAGGAGCCCACGATACTCAATATTGGAGTCGCTCATTGTCTGAACAGCTGACCTTATTTGATAAGTATTTCAAATAGTACAGACTCTTACAAATCTTACCCTAAAATCCTTTTTAAGTATGGTCTTAAAAAGGATTTTTATTCTAAACAGTCTTTGAATTTTTGCAATTTTTGGAAATATTGATATTTGAAAGCTTCTTTTATACTATTTTTCATCTAAAATGCAGAATATTCTGGGAAAGAATTTCAATACTTTTTTCCATTTCATCAAAACCCAAATCTCCAAATCCCAATCTCATCGCAGTAAGTTTTTTATTCTGATAGAGCAAGGTTTTAGGAATAAAAAGGTTTTCCTGGGCACATTTCCGGCTTAATTGCATTAAATTAATGGGAATATTCCATTCCATCCAGATCGCAAGCCCTCCAGAAGGTTTTTCAAATGTAATTACATCTCCAAGATTTTCTTTAAGCAAACTACTGAAATGATCCCGTCTTTCCTGATAAACTTTTAAAGATTTTTTCAGATAGCGATTAATTTCTCCTTCTTCAATCATTTCTCCCAATGTTCTTTCCATCAGAATATCTCCCTGGCGATCAATAATTCCTAGATGTTTCCGCATTTCCACCATTAAATTTTCAGGAGCCACAATAAAGCCGGTTCTGAATCCGGGTGCCAATGATTTCCCGAAAGATCCGATGTAAATAACCATTCCGTTCGTATCAGCGCTCGCCAAAGGAAGAATTGGACTTTTATCATAATGGAATTCATAATCATAGTCATCCTCCAGAATCACAAATCCATATTCATTGGCCAGTTCCAGCAATTCGAGTCTCCGCTGGGCACTTAAAGCCACGGTTGTGGGGTAATGATGGTGTGGAGTAAGATAAAGCATCCTTATTGTCTGCTTTTTACAGGCTTCACGAACGCTTTCTACAATAATTCCATCCTTGTCAATGGGAAGGGTAACAATACTAACACCTGCCTTTTGAAAAATCATATTAACGGAAAAATAGCTCAGGTCACCCACCAGAACAGTATCACCTGCAGACAACAAGATTTCGGAAACAATATAAATACTCATTTCCGTACTTCGGGTGATTAAAAGGTTATTCTTAGAGATCGGTAATCCACGGGATAAATTGAGATACTGAGATAAATGTTCTTTAAAAAATTCACTTCCGTCATGGTTATAATGCCCAAGTCCTTTCTGATTAGACTTCCGTTTAAGAATGGAACTATAATATCGGGAATGCTGCCCGATCTGCGTAAGCCTGATATCCGGTACACCGTCATTAAAGACATATTCACAGTCCGAGTGCTCAAAAGGATTATCTAAGATATTAGTAGTTTTAAATGTAAAACCGGTATTCTTAGGATAGTTCTGAAGGTTATTTTCCTCAAAGTCCTTTACTTTTACAGGTTTTTCCTGATCTTTCCCGATCACAAAAGTTCCTTTATTAGGGAAACTCTCTACCCAACCCTGTGCAGACAGTTCATCATATACTGCCACTGCTGTATTGCGATGTACATCCAGAATTTCACTGAAGGCTCTGGTTCCCGGAAGTTTAGTTCCAAACGGTAAAACACCTCTTTGAATAGCATTCACCAATTGATTGGCTATTTGCAGATAGATAGAAGTTTCTGATTTTCTATCTATTTTAATAAAACTTTCATAAGGAATCTTAACCGGACTATCCATAATATAAAAACTGGCACCATAGAGCCATCCGGCAATATACTACTTTTGGCATCAAAATAAAAATCTATGGAATTTTATCATCTGCTCAAAAGAATAGTACAGGACGGCAGTACTCATGCCAAATGGCTGAACACTCTTTCTTTTATGGAAAATGCCGGTGCCAGAAAAATATCAAAGTGTGAACATCCTATTCTGGTTACTCAAATCCAGCTTAAGCATGCTGCTGAAGAGCATCGCCATGCCTATTATCTTAAAAAACAGATCGGGAAAATAGATCCAGAGCTTTGTAAAACATATGAGAGCAGAGAACTACTTGCTCCCATAGCAACCAGACAATATCTGCATTCATTAGATATTAAGGCCTGCAGGTACCTTCAGGATGCTTTTCAGCTTACAAAAGAAGACCTGAAATATGCAGCTTATCTTTTTGTAACCTACGCCATTGAAGTTCGTGCCGATGAACTTTATCCTGTTTATCAGCAGATCCTTACAGAGGAATCTTCTAAAATCATGGTAAAATCTATTATCCTGGAAGAAGAAGGGCATCTGGAAGAGATGATTAACCAACTGAATGAATTCTCTGAAGACTGGCAATTACACGCAGATCAAATTTTAGAAATTGAAAAGGATTTGCACCAACAATGGATTAATGCGATTACCGAAGAAGTGGCTCAACTGAACTATGCTTAAAAATATAATCCAATTTCAGGAAGCACTCTGCAAAAGAAAGAAGACGGGAACATTACGAACTTTAAAGCCGAAAGCTGAAGGTGTTGATTTTTATTCCAATGATTATCTGGGACTAGCGAAAAGCAAAGAATTTCAGAATATAATGCTTGAAAAGATCAGTGAAAATCCTCAATTGCTTTCAGGTAGCACGGGTTCCAGACTGATTAGCGGAAACAGCAACATAGTAACCTTTACAGAGGATTTTATTGCTGAGAAGCATCGGTTTTCTTCTGCACTGTTGTTTCCATCAGGCTATAATGCCAATCTAGCTTTATTTTCAACACTTCCGGACCGTCATGATACGATTATTGTAGATGAACACATCCACCGTTCCGTACATGATGCCTGTAAAATGTCAAATGCCAGAAAACTAAAATTCAGGCACAATGATATTGAACACTTGGAAAGCATCTTAAAGAAACAGGAAGGATATTGCTATATTGCTATAGAAAGTCTCTATTCTATGGAAGGAGATCTTGCCCCGATTCGTGAAATTGCTGAACTGGCAAAACAATATGAAGCAGACCTAATTGTTGATGAAGCCCATGCATTCGGAGTTTTTGGAAATGGTTTAGTAGATCAATATGGTTTACAGGATCAGGTGACAGCTAATGTCATCACTTATGGTAAAGCTTTAGGCGCTCATGGTGCGGCAATACTTTGTAATGATATTGTAAAATCTTATCTGATCAATTTTGCATCTCCATTTATTTATACTACTTCTGCACAGGATTTTCAGTGGATGAGCATCAAAACGGGGTATGATTTTCTGGAAGACCATAGAGAATTACCCGTACAACTTCAGAAAAATATAGAAATATTCAGAAGTCAGGGATTAGAATCTCCATCTTTCGAAACCAGCCCTGTTCAGGCTATCATCATTCCAGACAATCGGAAATTAAACTCTTTACAGGAAACATTATCAGAAGAAGGATTTTTAACTTATGCCATCTACAGTCCAACCGTAAAAGAGAACACCGAAAGACTCCGGATATGTCTTCACAGTTTTAATACAGAAACAGGAATTATCAGGCTTACAGAAATTATTAAAGACTTTACTTAAGAAAAGATACCACGGAAAAACGGGGGCCTACATCCTCGTATCATGTAACACAATACTTAGAATGAAACTATTTATAACAGGAATAGGAACTGAAATTGGAAAAACAGTCTGTTCCGCCATTTTAGTACAATATTTCAAAGCTGATTACTGGAAACCCGTACAATCGGGAGATCTTCATTATACAGATACCAATAAAATTGAAACTTGGACCGATAATACTTTCTGCCATCCTGAAACCCATCGTCTTCAATTGGCTGCATCTCCTCACCAATCTGCCAGAGCAGAAAATATAGAGATCCATCTTGATGATTTTCAGCTACCCGAAACTGAAAACACTCTGATTGTGGAAGGAGCAGGAGGCCTTATGGTACCGCTTTCGGACAATACTTTTATGATTGACCTTATTGAAAAGCTGAAGGTTCCTGCTGCACTTGTCGTGAGGAATTATTTAGGCTGTATCAATCATACCTTACTTTCAATCATGGCTTTGAAGCAAAGAAATATAAGTTTGGAATACCTGATTTTCAACGGAAATTTTCCTGAAGACACAGAGAGAGTAATCTCTACATTCATTACAAAAGAAACAAAAATTATCAAAATACCTGAAATCGAAAGATCGGATAAAGAACATATTACAATTACTGCAAAACAATTAACAATAACAAAATTATGATAATGGATAGAACAACAATCAGAAACAACTGGACGAAAGAAGAAATAGAAGAGATTTACCATTTACCCCTTATGGAGCTTATTTATAAAGCAGCTACGGTACATCGTGAATGGCATGATCCATCTGAAGTACAGATCTCAACTTTGTTATCCATCAAAACCGGAGGTTGCCCTGAAGACTGCTCATATTGCGGGCAGGCAGCACGTTATCACACTAATATCAAAGTACAGGCTTTATTACCTACTGAAACGGTAATTGCACATGCCCAAAAAGCAAAAGACAGTGGTTCATCCCGTTTCTGTATGGCTGCTGCTTGGCGTGAAGTTCGTAACAACCGCGATTTTGATAGGGTTATTGATATGGTAAAAGGCGTAAATGAACTTGGACTGGAAGTATGCTGTACTTTGGGAATGCTTACCGAAGAACAGGCCATAAGACTGCAGGAAGCCGGATTATATGCTTATAATCACAATCTTGATACTTCTGAACAATACTATGAAGAAATTATTTCCACCAGAACATTTGACAATAGAATCAATACAATTAATAATGTTAGAAAAGCAGGAATTACAGTATGCTCAGGCGGAATTATTGGTCTGGGAGAAACTCATAGAGACAGAATTTCCATGTTGCTAACATTAGCTACTATGCCTAAACATCCGGAATCCGTTCCTATCAATGCATTGGCTAGGGTAGAGGGAACTCCACTGGAAGATAATGAGAAAGTAGATACTTGGGAAATGGTAAGAATGATTGCCACTGCAAGAATCGTGATGCCTTCTTCTATGGTAAGATTGAGTGCCGGACGTATAGAAATGACAGAAACAGAACAAGCATGGTGTTTCATGGCAGGGGCTAACTCTATCTTTACAGGTGAAAGAGAAACATTGCTGGTAACGCCTAACCCTGGTGTTTCCGAAGATATGCAAATGCTGCAGACTCTTGGATTAAAACCGATGATGAAAAAAGAAACGTGCTGCTAAAAATTAAGAATATGAGTTTCTGGATTTTAATAATGAGCATTTTGAATTTCATTCACGAATTACTTGTGGAGTTCCTTTAGTTTTTAATTTATTTAAACGCTAGGATCGCAAAAAAAACATCATGAAACTGCATATTTTCTGTTCGCAAGGGCATTGCATTCAGCAGAGAAAAATACAATATAATGTAGATAAATCATCAAACCTTAGCTGAGTGAAGCGCCTTTGCGCTCTTAAAAATCATAACGCATCATTGTAAAACCCTATAACGAACGTTGCGTTAAAAACAAAAAATTTCAATCTGACTTCAAAAGTCATCAATACATTTTATAAGCACATGGATATAATAACACCAACCAATCTCCAGCAAAGAGATAAAGCTGTCAACTGGCATCCTTACACCCAGATGAAAACGGCTGATGAAATCATCCCCATCATAAAAGGAAAGGGGCTTTATCTTTACGACCAGGAAGGCAAAAAATATATGGATGTGGTTTCCTCATGGTGGGTAACCCTTCATGGACATTCACATCCTTATATCGCTCAACGTATCTTTGAGCAACTCAACACGCTGGAACAGGTTATTTTTGCCGGGTTTACGCATGAACCAGCCACACAGCTTTCAGAGAATCTACTTAAACTTTTACCCTCTAACCAGAAAAGGGTCTTCTATTCTGATAATGGCTCTACAGCAGTGGAAGTAGCTTTAAAAATGTGTATTCAGTATGCACACAATCAAGGGAAAGAAAAAACAAAAATTCTTGCTTTTAAAAATGCCTACCATGGTGACACCTTTGGCGCTATGTCTGTAAGTGGAAAAAGCTATTGGACTAAACCTTTTGAAAGCAGGCTGTTTGAAGTTGTTTTCATCGATACTCCCAATGCTGAAAATCTACAAATTTTACAGTCCCAGATTAAAGACATTGCTGATGAGGTAGCGTGTTTTATTTACGAACCATTAGTTCAGGGAGCAGCGGGAATGCTGATGTATAACGCTGAAGACCTGAATAACCTAATGAGGTTCTGCAGGGAACAGGAAATTCTAATGATTCAGGATGAGGTTTTTACAGGATTTGGAAGAACCGGAAAACTCTTTGCAGCTAATTATCTTACCGAACAGCCGGATATTATGTGTTTTTCAAAAGGACTAACAGGAGGAACCATGCCTATGGGAATTACAACATGTTCCAAAACAATTTATGACGCTTTCTGGTCTGATGATAAGTATAAAACCTTATTCCATGGACATTCCTTTACCGCTAATCCGTTAGCCTGTACTGCAGCGTTGGCCAGTATGGAATTATTACTTCAAAAAGAAACCCAAATGAGTATCAAACGTATTTCTCAGCAACATTCAGATTTTATCAAAGCACTGGCTTCACATCCACAAGTTGAAAATGCCCGCCAGATCGGAACCATTCTCGCTTTTGATTTTAAAACCGGGCACGGGACTTCCTATTTCAATGAGATCGGGAAAAGACTTTATAATGAATTTTTATTGAGGGGAATCATTATGCGGCCTTTAGGAAATGTTCTTTATCTGGTACCACCGTATTGTATATCTTCTGAAGAACTGGATATAGTGTACCAGAATATTCTTGAGGTTTTGGATCAATTTAAAGATTAAAATAAAGATCTACAAAAGCACTAAGAGCTCAGCTCATTTCCCCATACATGAAGTTTAGAAAGGATAGGTCCCAACTGCTGTCCTTTCTCTGTAAGCTTGTAATACACTTCCGGAGGAAAATTATAGACCTCAATCCGTTGAATAATATCATCTTCCTCCAGTTGTTTAAGCTGTTCTGCAAGTACTTTTTTAGAGACTCTTGGCATATTCCGCCATAATTCTACAAAACGTACCTGCTCTTCTTCAAAAAGATTATGCAGGATTAATGGCTTCCACTTTCCCGAAAGAATATCCAGGCTCTTTCTCAAACCACAGTTTTTAAACTCTTCAAAATTCATAGGGTACTTAGATGTAAATGGATAACCTTTTGGTAACCTTCGATTGTTTTACCTGAGTTAACCAATAGATTTGCTCTACAAATTTAAGCAAATGAAATTACAATTATGGCGCAATGCAACATTGCTATTGAGCATTGATAAAATCTCTATTTTAATTGATCCTATGCTTGGAAAAAAGGGATCTCTGGGCCAATTTCCAATGACAGATAATGAATTGCTGAATCCTTTACTGGATTTACCTTTTACTCATCATGAATTAATAAAAAAATTGCAAACCATAGACGCAGTGGCCATTACCCATTTACATCCTGACCATTGGGATACTGCTGCTATAGAACTTCTTGATAAAAAGATAACAATTCTCTGTCCTGCCATTATTTCAGATCAAATTGAAAATCAAGGATTTCAGAATGTTATAGCAATCGATAATCATATTCTTTGGAATGAAATTGATATTTCAATTACAAAAGGACAACATGGAACCGGAGAAATTGGAGAAAGAATGGGAACAGTCAATGGATTTGTTTTTAAAAAAGATAACCAATCGGTCTATATCGTGGGAGACAGCATTTGGAATAAGGGTATTGAAGGGGAAATCAATATACATAAGCCACAGCATATTATTGTTGCAGGCGGAGCTGCCACATTTTCTATCGGCGATCCCATTATTATGACAAGTGAAGATATTATTAAAGTCTGCGAATGCGCACCTCAGGCAAAAATCTGGGTAACCCATTTAGAAGCAGTAAGCCATTGCAAAGAAGATAGAACATTTATCCAGAAAAAGATTCATGAAAAAGGATACGAAAATCAATGTTTTATTCCAAAGGATGGGGAAGAAATAGTTCTTTATTAAAATAGACCTATATCTATTCAATAAAAAATGAGGCCCTTCCTACAGAAAAGCCTCATTTTATTTAAAATTAAAACTAAGTGCCATTAATCTTCTACATATTTATTCCTTGCAGCTCTTAGCCCGAAATAGAGCATTATTAGTACCGCAATGCTCAGAAAATAAAATGAGGTATTCCAGGAAATATCCCAATCATGCAGCTTTCCAAATACCGGAGGCCCAAATGCCGCAATCAGATAACCTACAGACTGTGCCATTCCGGAAATCTTCACTGCATTGATACTGCTTTTGGTTCTTGTAGAGAAAAATAAGATGGATAAACTGAAAGATAACCCATTAGAAATTCCTATAATGACAGCATTTACATAGATCCATTGAGATTTCAGAAAGACAAACATCATGGTGCTTCCAAACATCAGAGCACATATAAAAAGGATCAAAATTCTTTGGTCTTTCATTTTACTGGCAATAATCGGACAGCAGAATGTTATCGGAATCATCGTAATCTGAATAACAAAAAGCACCCATCCCGAACTTTCACCAGGCATATTGTAATCGGCAAGGAATGAAGGCAGCCAAGCCACCATACAGTAATAAAACAAGGATTGTAATCCCATAAAAACACTGATATTCCATGCCTGAGCAGATTTAAACATATTAAAATCGGAAGTTCCCCCGACAATTTTAGTTTGTGTAGGATTCTTCTTATTAAATATCATTTCAAGAATCAATACTACAAATCCCAAAGCAGCAATCACCAACCAAATTCCCAAAGATCCACGCCATCCGAAACCTGTCCATTCTCCAATTCTTACACTGAAACCGGAAGCCAAAGCAGCCGTAAGGTTCATAGAAACAGCAAAAATTCCTGTCATTAAACCAATCTGCTTCGGAAAATTATTCTTAACATATCCGGGAGTTACTACATTTCCAATGCAAATTCCCAAACCGATAAATACCGAGCCTGCGAATAACAGCCAAAGAGAACCTGAAATTCTCAGGAACAATCCAAAACTTAAAATAATCAATGAATACATTAACAGTTTACTGATTCCGAACTTACTGGAAAACCTGCTTACCAAGACAGAGCAGACTGCAAACATAAAAAGTGGAATAGAGGTCAAAAGACTCACCTGGAAATTATCCAGCTTCAGAGCGTCTCTCACATCTCCAAGTACAGGAGATACAGCAACAATGGGTGATCTAAGATTGCTGGAAATCAATATCACCACCAAGACATTCAGAAGCATTAAAACATAAGAAGCATTCTTTTTTACTTCATTCTTCATCATATAAAAATTTTTGTACAAAATTAGCATAGTAATTTTGTTTAATTTTGCCAAAGTTTTAACCTGAAACGACATGAATGCGAACGACAGTATCAAAATAGATGAGCTTAATAAACCTTATTTTGTATGGTTTGAAGAAAACTGGATTCATGATAATGTTCTCCACCAGCATGAAAAGGGTCAATTGGTATACGTAGAAAGTGGATTTCAGTACATCACAATTGAAGAAAAGATTTATCTTCTTCCCCAGAATCATGCAGCCTGGATCCCTTCAAACTCTATACATAAAACGAATTCCCATTCTGAAAAGATCAAGCTGATGATTATGTTTGCTGATAGAGACAGTAAAGATTCTTTTTATGATGAGGTGAATGTATTTTCTGTTCCTCCTGTATTAAGAGAAATGATAAAATATGCCGAAAAATGGTCCAAATTGATGAAAAAAGATTCCGGTGAAACTGTATTTTTAAAAGCGCTTTTTAATGAGCTTCCTCATTTTGTGAAACATTCCCTGAAGCTACACATCTGTCTTCCAAAAGATAAACGTCTGGAGAAAGTGATTGAGCACCTCCATCATTATTATAATACGGAAATAAAAATAGACAACCTTGGTGAACTGGCTTTGGTTTCTTCCCGAAGCCTGGAACGAATATTTAAAAAGGAAACAGGTCTTACATTGAGCAAATATCAACAGATGCTTCGTATCATTAAAAGCCTTGAACTTTTGAGTTCAGGAGACTTTACAATTTCAGAAACTGCTTATGAAGTAGGGTATAAAAGTGTGCAGGCGTACACCAGAAGCTTTCAGGCTGTGATGCAGTTCAGACCTACGGATTTTATGAAAAACATTAACTTAGGTCAGGTAAGAGGGACTTATTAATAATTAAAATTCGTCACAAATATCTATATAAAGGCATTTGTAACTTTTATTTTAATAAATAATTCCCCTTTTGTTCATTTATCACATCAATAGCAAATTTCTAATTATACAGTTTATTAAAGCAAAAAGGTCCCCATGACTGGAGACCTTAAAAAAACACAAATGATGAAAAAAAATTATTTCGATTCACAAATATAAGCAAAATTTATATTATGCAACGCATCGTATGTGGATTTTTTTTAAAAATTATTTATTTTAATTAAAAATTATCATTTACTAATATATTTTGATTTTCCTTAACATTTTGAAATTAAGCCATAATCATGTGAATTACTCCACCAAACACCATCCATTCTATAATGGCACCCACCATACAAAAACATTGGATTCCGTACAACGTGGGAATAATGAGAAGAGCAGGGATGTATAATATAAGTTGTCTTAAAAAGACAGTCCCAATCTTATTTACATTTATTAAATATTTTATAGTAATTTTTTAGTTTAAGCTTTACCGATTTAATCTGGTGATTGCTATCAATATATTTTATAATAATTTTTTTATTTTTTTGTGCTAAAAGTTGATTGTAAATATTGATATCTTTACTGATAGTATTATTAATAGATATAATACTTTGCCCTTCCTTTAATCCTTTCTTATACGCATCAGTATCTTTTATAACACTTGATATTACAATTTCGTTCCTGTCGTCACTATACTTTAAAGATATAGGACTAACTTCTTCTTTAAAGTCCTTATGAAAAAGAGAATTAGGTTTTAAATAAAGGTTTTTATTCTTATAATTGAGAATAAAATTAAACCTGTTAATGATTTCGCTTCCCAATATGCCTAAAAGATTATCCGAAGAAGTAACACCCTGTTTATCTGATGATAAATCAATTCCCAAATTCTTATCTTTAATGGTGGTGTTACCTAGCTGAATACTTTTAATAAGACCCTTATTATAATTTGTTTTATTGCTCAGATTGGTGCTGCTGTTCATTATTTTTTTTCCAATCTTATGTAGTAAATCATTTTTTTCTTGATAAGGTGTATTATTACTACATTTGCTAATGACTGACTCAATTACATGGAAGAACAATTAGTTTCATATATTCAAGATAAAATATCGGTAACTGATAAAGAGATGGAAACTATTTTGTCTTATTTTAAACCTATCAAATTAAAAAAGAACGAACTGCTTCTCACCAATGGTCAATCCAGCCAAAGAACTTTTTTTGTGGCTAATGGCTGTCTCAGGATATTCTTCATCAATGAGGAAGGGCAGGAGTCTACCCGTTATTTTGCTTTTGAAAATCAGTTTGCTACTGCTCTGGTAAGCTTCATCACTTCCGAACCATCTGAAGAATTCATTCAGGCTGTAGAAGAGACGGAGGTTTATTATATTACCCATAAAGACTTTTATCATCTTCTGGAAATTATACCAAAATGGGAGAAATTCTACAGAATTTATCTTGAAATAGCTTATGTAACAAATACCAAAAGGCTGATGTCTTTCCTAGTTCAGGATGCACTAGAAAAATACCGCCAGCTATTGTCTGAGAACCCAATTATTGTCCGAAGGCTTTCTAATAAAATGGTAGCTTCTTACCTCAATATTTCTCAGGAAACCTTAAGCAGACTGAAGTCCAAGCTCTGATCATTTTTTAAGATTCCGGCTCTGTTGTACCTGACCCTTTTATGAGACCCTGCAATGCTCTTTTTTACTGATTATTTACAAGAATAAACTTATGGCACAGTATAAAAGGAGAATTCCCATCACTGTATTCACTACTTTATAGTGACGATTCAAAAAACGATGTAACTTTTGTCCGGCAACAGCCCATATCCATGTAGCAGAATTGCCTATAAAAGAAAGCAGAAAAGCAAAAACAAGAATAATCCAAAGCTCTTTGAACTGAGGGAAAATAAAGCTGCTAAATGCTGTTATTCCATAAATAATGATCTTAACATTCACTAACTGCAACAGAAACCCTTTCCAAAGATCACCTGCAGAATCAGAAGATTGCTCTTTCTGTTCAGCGTCAATTTCCACTGGCTTTCCGGATATTACAGACCACGCAAGATAAATGAGATAAACAGCCCCAACGTATTTCAGATAATTGAGAAGGAAGCCATACGAATTCAAGAGAAGCCCTGTGAAAAAGGCTGCCAGTAACATGACCACTGTGAACCCCAAGTAAAT
Proteins encoded in this region:
- a CDS encoding winged helix-turn-helix transcriptional regulator, producing MNFEEFKNCGLRKSLDILSGKWKPLILHNLFEEEQVRFVELWRNMPRVSKKVLAEQLKQLEEDDIIQRIEVYNFPPEVYYKLTEKGQQLGPILSKLHVWGNELSS
- a CDS encoding PLP-dependent aminotransferase family protein produces the protein MDSPVKIPYESFIKIDRKSETSIYLQIANQLVNAIQRGVLPFGTKLPGTRAFSEILDVHRNTAVAVYDELSAQGWVESFPNKGTFVIGKDQEKPVKVKDFEENNLQNYPKNTGFTFKTTNILDNPFEHSDCEYVFNDGVPDIRLTQIGQHSRYYSSILKRKSNQKGLGHYNHDGSEFFKEHLSQYLNLSRGLPISKNNLLITRSTEMSIYIVSEILLSAGDTVLVGDLSYFSVNMIFQKAGVSIVTLPIDKDGIIVESVREACKKQTIRMLYLTPHHHYPTTVALSAQRRLELLELANEYGFVILEDDYDYEFHYDKSPILPLASADTNGMVIYIGSFGKSLAPGFRTGFIVAPENLMVEMRKHLGIIDRQGDILMERTLGEMIEEGEINRYLKKSLKVYQERRDHFSSLLKENLGDVITFEKPSGGLAIWMEWNIPINLMQLSRKCAQENLFIPKTLLYQNKKLTAMRLGFGDLGFDEMEKSIEILSQNILHFR
- a CDS encoding aminotransferase class I/II-fold pyridoxal phosphate-dependent enzyme yields the protein MLKNIIQFQEALCKRKKTGTLRTLKPKAEGVDFYSNDYLGLAKSKEFQNIMLEKISENPQLLSGSTGSRLISGNSNIVTFTEDFIAEKHRFSSALLFPSGYNANLALFSTLPDRHDTIIVDEHIHRSVHDACKMSNARKLKFRHNDIEHLESILKKQEGYCYIAIESLYSMEGDLAPIREIAELAKQYEADLIVDEAHAFGVFGNGLVDQYGLQDQVTANVITYGKALGAHGAAILCNDIVKSYLINFASPFIYTTSAQDFQWMSIKTGYDFLEDHRELPVQLQKNIEIFRSQGLESPSFETSPVQAIIIPDNRKLNSLQETLSEEGFLTYAIYSPTVKENTERLRICLHSFNTETGIIRLTEIIKDFT
- the bioA gene encoding adenosylmethionine--8-amino-7-oxononanoate transaminase, with the protein product MDIITPTNLQQRDKAVNWHPYTQMKTADEIIPIIKGKGLYLYDQEGKKYMDVVSSWWVTLHGHSHPYIAQRIFEQLNTLEQVIFAGFTHEPATQLSENLLKLLPSNQKRVFYSDNGSTAVEVALKMCIQYAHNQGKEKTKILAFKNAYHGDTFGAMSVSGKSYWTKPFESRLFEVVFIDTPNAENLQILQSQIKDIADEVACFIYEPLVQGAAGMLMYNAEDLNNLMRFCREQEILMIQDEVFTGFGRTGKLFAANYLTEQPDIMCFSKGLTGGTMPMGITTCSKTIYDAFWSDDKYKTLFHGHSFTANPLACTAALASMELLLQKETQMSIKRISQQHSDFIKALASHPQVENARQIGTILAFDFKTGHGTSYFNEIGKRLYNEFLLRGIIMRPLGNVLYLVPPYCISSEELDIVYQNILEVLDQFKD
- the bioB gene encoding biotin synthase BioB; translation: MIMDRTTIRNNWTKEEIEEIYHLPLMELIYKAATVHREWHDPSEVQISTLLSIKTGGCPEDCSYCGQAARYHTNIKVQALLPTETVIAHAQKAKDSGSSRFCMAAAWREVRNNRDFDRVIDMVKGVNELGLEVCCTLGMLTEEQAIRLQEAGLYAYNHNLDTSEQYYEEIISTRTFDNRINTINNVRKAGITVCSGGIIGLGETHRDRISMLLTLATMPKHPESVPINALARVEGTPLEDNEKVDTWEMVRMIATARIVMPSSMVRLSAGRIEMTETEQAWCFMAGANSIFTGERETLLVTPNPGVSEDMQMLQTLGLKPMMKKETCC
- the bioD gene encoding dethiobiotin synthase translates to MKLFITGIGTEIGKTVCSAILVQYFKADYWKPVQSGDLHYTDTNKIETWTDNTFCHPETHRLQLAASPHQSARAENIEIHLDDFQLPETENTLIVEGAGGLMVPLSDNTFMIDLIEKLKVPAALVVRNYLGCINHTLLSIMALKQRNISLEYLIFNGNFPEDTERVISTFITKETKIIKIPEIERSDKEHITITAKQLTITKL
- a CDS encoding alpha/beta hydrolase, with translation MKKLINIVVVLTAFAQFSAQKIIHQEIFSPKMNKKIKTIIITPNVQPNTTYPSVYILHGFSGNPDRTIKEDIPDLVQKAQQYKTIYVLPDGNYSSWYIDSPIAKDSQYQTFIGKELVDFIDKNYPVKAEKKFRGILGWSMGGYGATNIGITYNKTFEIVGSSCGALDLSSFGEGYNTYMVNKVLGPFESLNSNFLTDSNIKLMAAAGQHYIFDCGTEDVQMIGQNRKFHTKLTEQKIQHLYIESLGAHDTQYWSRSLSEQLTLFDKYFK